In one Vulgatibacter incomptus genomic region, the following are encoded:
- the folD gene encoding bifunctional methylenetetrahydrofolate dehydrogenase/methenyltetrahydrofolate cyclohydrolase FolD produces the protein MAAELIDGKAIAAKVRGEVAEKVRAFQAAHGRAPGLAVVRVGHDPASEVYVRGKIKASGETGMVSEEHHLPEDASTSEVLAAVERLNADPKIDGILVQLPLPKQVDEQTVLDAIAPAKDVDGFHLINAGKLLSGRKDGVRACTPFGIMRLLREAGCDPAGKRAVVIGRSNIVGKPMALLLLEANATVTVCHSRTRDLAEEVARADIVVAAIGRPELVRGAWIREGAYVIDVGMNRLESGKLVGDVEFAAAAQRAAAITPVPGGVGPMTIAMLLSNTVDAANARIAAK, from the coding sequence ATGGCAGCAGAGCTCATCGACGGGAAGGCGATCGCCGCGAAGGTCCGGGGCGAGGTCGCCGAGAAGGTCCGCGCCTTCCAGGCCGCGCACGGCAGGGCGCCGGGCCTCGCCGTGGTCCGGGTCGGGCACGACCCCGCCTCCGAGGTCTACGTCCGCGGCAAGATCAAGGCCTCCGGCGAGACGGGGATGGTCTCCGAGGAGCACCACCTCCCCGAGGACGCCTCCACCTCGGAGGTCCTCGCCGCCGTGGAGCGCCTCAACGCCGACCCGAAGATCGACGGCATCCTCGTGCAGCTGCCGCTGCCGAAGCAGGTGGACGAGCAGACCGTGCTCGACGCGATCGCGCCGGCGAAGGACGTCGACGGCTTCCACCTCATCAACGCGGGCAAGCTCCTCTCCGGCCGAAAGGACGGCGTCCGCGCCTGCACGCCCTTCGGGATCATGCGCCTCCTCCGGGAGGCCGGCTGCGACCCCGCCGGCAAGCGCGCCGTCGTCATCGGCCGCTCCAACATCGTGGGCAAGCCCATGGCGCTCCTCCTGCTGGAGGCCAACGCCACCGTCACCGTCTGCCACTCGAGGACCCGCGACCTGGCCGAAGAGGTCGCCCGCGCCGACATCGTCGTCGCCGCCATCGGCAGGCCCGAGCTCGTCCGCGGCGCCTGGATCCGCGAGGGCGCCTACGTGATCGACGTGGGCATGAACCGCCTCGAGAGCGGCAAGCTCGTGGGCGACGTGGAGTTCGCTGCCGCCGCCCAGCGCGCCGCGGCCATCACCCCGGTCCCCGGCGGCGTGGGCCCGATGACCATCGCGATGCTCCTCTCCAACACGGTCGACGCCGCCAACGCCCGCATCGCCGCGAAGTAG
- a CDS encoding glycosyltransferase family 87 protein: MGRWFLAAALVIHLAVVFGIARVAIERQRDKPAGHPTPMKLFNDVVHRVGPGADFFALYHAAVALERDGKIYGGGNDRITPPYYVYRYLPILAQTAGRLARLLPPWSAYLVWLAIIEGLLAVCLVVTLRLFPGSVGAWLCSLWLLYTPHWLELWMGQFSFVTGALVFIAGALLASGRPKRSLVPWIAGVGVKIYPLVLLPLLWRKRVLPLAALVLAALVLANLPGFLYLPDAWSTFSDANLAPAERLHVNAGHYGLSYVFHLAAVKGFALRDGVWPIVYRAVSLLALGGAALAVARRRDPPVLASIALLMLAHQVSYKHVWEHHYSMVLPMGILLLRHHLGEPRVAWTIVASLIVMALPTPFALWDRPGGDPTGGWTLFQQIAVPAAKALPALVLYVVALRALLRPVPSTAESPSLSVAEVASAP; encoded by the coding sequence ATGGGGCGGTGGTTCCTCGCCGCGGCCCTGGTGATCCACCTCGCGGTCGTCTTCGGCATCGCCCGCGTCGCGATCGAGAGGCAGCGGGACAAGCCGGCGGGGCACCCGACGCCGATGAAGCTCTTCAACGACGTCGTCCACCGCGTGGGCCCCGGCGCCGACTTCTTCGCGCTCTACCACGCAGCGGTCGCCCTCGAGCGCGATGGCAAGATCTACGGCGGCGGCAACGACCGGATCACGCCGCCCTACTACGTCTACCGCTACCTGCCGATCCTGGCGCAGACCGCGGGGAGGCTCGCCAGGCTCTTGCCGCCCTGGAGCGCCTACCTCGTCTGGCTCGCGATCATCGAGGGGCTCCTCGCCGTCTGCCTCGTCGTCACGCTGCGCCTCTTCCCCGGCAGCGTTGGCGCCTGGCTCTGCTCGCTCTGGCTCCTCTACACACCGCACTGGCTCGAGCTCTGGATGGGTCAGTTCAGCTTCGTCACCGGCGCTCTCGTCTTCATCGCAGGCGCCCTCCTCGCCTCCGGGCGACCGAAGCGCTCGCTGGTGCCCTGGATCGCCGGCGTCGGCGTGAAGATCTACCCGCTCGTGCTCCTGCCCCTGTTGTGGCGAAAGCGCGTCCTTCCGCTGGCGGCGCTCGTGCTGGCTGCGCTCGTCCTCGCGAACCTCCCCGGCTTCCTCTACCTCCCGGACGCCTGGTCCACCTTCAGCGACGCGAACCTCGCACCCGCGGAGCGCCTGCACGTCAACGCCGGCCACTACGGTCTCTCGTACGTCTTCCACCTGGCGGCGGTCAAAGGCTTCGCCCTCCGGGATGGCGTCTGGCCGATCGTGTATCGGGCCGTCTCACTCCTCGCGCTGGGCGGCGCTGCCCTCGCCGTCGCCAGGCGCCGCGATCCCCCCGTGCTCGCGTCGATCGCGCTCCTCATGCTCGCCCACCAGGTCTCGTACAAGCACGTGTGGGAGCACCACTACTCCATGGTCCTGCCCATGGGGATCCTCCTCCTCCGTCACCACCTCGGCGAGCCCCGCGTCGCGTGGACCATCGTCGCCTCACTCATCGTGATGGCGCTTCCCACACCGTTCGCTCTCTGGGACCGCCCTGGCGGCGATCCCACCGGGGGCTGGACCCTCTTCCAGCAGATCGCCGTCCCTGCGGCGAAGGCGCTCCCTGCGCTCGTCCTGTACGTCGTGGCGTTGCGCGCGCTCCTGCGCCCCGTCCCGTCGACCGCGGAATCGCCTTCGCTATCCGTCGCCGAGGTAGCCAGCGCCCCCTGA
- a CDS encoding VOC family protein, which yields MAIHEMYPYLRVRNAAKAIEFYRDVFGATEKLRLVEPSGRIGHCELLVAGATLMVSEEFPEYGILGPESLGGTSLSIHLHVDDADELLRRACDAGAELVRPPADHFYGERSGTVRDPFGHEWLIGHAIEEVSPEEMQKRYTEMFQA from the coding sequence ATGGCGATCCACGAGATGTACCCCTACCTGCGGGTTCGGAACGCAGCGAAGGCGATCGAGTTCTACCGGGACGTGTTCGGCGCCACCGAGAAGCTCCGGCTGGTCGAGCCGAGCGGGCGCATCGGCCACTGCGAGCTCCTCGTCGCCGGGGCGACGCTCATGGTCTCCGAGGAGTTTCCGGAGTACGGCATCCTCGGTCCCGAGAGCCTGGGAGGGACCTCGCTCTCCATCCACCTTCACGTCGACGACGCCGACGAGCTGCTCCGCCGGGCCTGCGACGCCGGGGCTGAGCTCGTTCGTCCGCCGGCGGATCACTTCTACGGCGAGCGCTCGGGCACCGTGCGGGATCCCTTCGGCCACGAGTGGCTCATCGGCCACGCGATCGAAGAGGTGTCTCCCGAGGAGATGCAAAAAAGATACACTGAGATGTTCCAGGCCTGA
- a CDS encoding helix-turn-helix domain-containing protein: MPTRSPRHPALRGLIRTLWTTEPGVPAHAGRERVLPTGSMHLAVRLSGPPLRVFRHPGDREGQTIGHAVIGGARTAPYLRDVSEPVASVGIVFHPGAAPAVLGVPADELSGRHTSLEDLWGLEARFFHERLAEEMDAERRLELLEELLLSRRPGAPSQAIARAVERLERGDPVSAAIEESGFSHRHFLETFRRTVGLTPKRYGRVARFQRAVDSLFTRPRPSLAELAVEAGYADQPHLTRDFVELAGITPGRYGALSPASPNHVPEVNSVQDPPVAPGQFVRTP; this comes from the coding sequence GTGCCGACCCGTAGCCCTCGCCACCCGGCCCTCCGCGGTCTGATCCGCACGCTCTGGACGACGGAGCCGGGTGTACCGGCGCACGCCGGTCGAGAGCGGGTGCTGCCAACCGGCTCCATGCACCTCGCCGTCCGCCTCTCCGGGCCGCCGCTCCGGGTGTTCCGGCATCCCGGAGATCGCGAGGGGCAGACGATCGGGCACGCGGTCATCGGCGGCGCCCGCACCGCCCCTTATCTGCGCGACGTCTCCGAGCCCGTCGCCTCGGTCGGGATCGTGTTCCACCCCGGCGCAGCGCCGGCCGTTCTCGGCGTTCCGGCCGACGAGCTCTCCGGCCGGCACACCTCCCTCGAGGATCTCTGGGGGCTCGAGGCGCGCTTTTTCCACGAGAGGCTCGCGGAGGAGATGGACGCCGAGAGGCGCCTCGAGCTGCTGGAGGAGCTGCTCCTCTCGAGGCGGCCCGGCGCCCCGAGCCAGGCGATCGCGCGCGCCGTCGAGCGCCTGGAGCGGGGCGATCCCGTGAGCGCGGCGATCGAGGAGAGCGGCTTCAGCCACCGGCACTTCCTCGAGACTTTCCGCCGGACGGTGGGCCTCACGCCGAAGCGCTATGGCCGGGTCGCGCGCTTCCAGCGGGCCGTCGACTCCCTCTTCACTCGCCCGAGGCCCTCTCTCGCGGAGCTCGCGGTCGAAGCGGGCTACGCCGACCAGCCGCACCTCACGCGGGACTTCGTCGAGCTCGCGGGGATCACCCCCGGCCGCTACGGGGCGCTCTCACCGGCGAGCCCCAACCACGTTCCAGAGGTCAATTCGGTTCAAGACCCGCCAGTCGCTCCCGGGCAATTTGTCCGCACACCCTGA